In Armatimonadota bacterium, the sequence TGCTGCTCGTAGCGGTCGCGCAGGCCGCGCAGGATTTCGACCGTCTCCTCGACGCTGGGCTCGTCGAGGAACACCGGCTGGAAGCGGCGCTCGAGGGCCGAATCCTTCTCGATGTGCTTGCGATACTCGTCGAGGGTGGTGGCGCCGACGCACTGCAGCTCGCCCCGCGCCAGCGCCGGCTTGAGCAGGTTGGCGGCGTCAATCGCCCCCTCGGCCGCGCCCGCGCCCACCACCGTGTGCAGCTCGTCTATGAAGAGGATGATCTCGCCCTTGGCCTTGCGAATCTCGTCCATCACCGCCTTCAGGCGCTCCTCGAACTCGCCGCGGAACTTCGATCCCGCCACCATCGCCCCCAGGTCGAGGGCGATCACGCGCTTGCCCTTGAGGTTCTCCGGCACCTGGTTGGCGACCACCTTCTGCGCCAGCCCCTCCACCACCGCGGTCTTGCCCACCCCGGGGTCGCCAATGAGCGCGGGGTTGTTCTTGGTGCGGCGGCTCAGCACCTGGATCAGGCGCTTGATCTCGTCGTCGCGCCCGATCACCGGGTCCAGCTCGCCCTTGCGCGCCATGTCGGTGAGGTCGCGGCTGTAGCGCTCCAGCGCCGCGTATTTGCTCTCCGCCGTCTCGTCGGTGACGCTGTGCGCGCCGCGGATCTCGCGCAGCGCGCGGTCGGCGCCGTCCTGGGTCAAGCCGGCGGCGCGCAGGAGGCCGCCGGCATCGCCCGGGGTCTCCAGCAGCGCCAGCAGGATATGCTCGACTGCGATCAGGCTGTCGTGCAGGCGCTGCGCCTGCTGCCACGCGGTCTCGGTGAGCAGACGGTGGAGCGCGGGGGTCACGTAGATCTGCATTTGGCCGCCGCCTGACCCGCTTACCTGCGCCTTCGGCGCGCGCGCCAGGGCGTTCTCCACCTGGGTCTGCACCGCGGCGGCATCAATGCCCGCCCGGCGTAGGATCAGCGGCGCGATGCCTTCCCGCTGCTCCAGCAGGGCCAGCAGCACGTGCGCGGCGTCAAGCTGCGTGTGACGGTAGCGCACGGCGACCTCCTGCGAAATCGCCAGCGCCTCTTTCGCCTTGTCGGTGAACTTGCTCAGATCCATATATTCAACCCCTTGAGCGCGTGGTCCCGGCGGCGCGGGTGCGGACGCGCGTCGCTTCCGGCAGCGCCAGCTCGCCGCGGGACTGGCGGCGGACCTCAGCTTTCGTTTCCTCGCGCAGGCGGGCGACGTACTCCCGGAACTTGCGCCGGATGTCGCCGATCCGATGGTCCGCTTGCTCGCGCTCGCGCTCCAGGCGGTCCAGCAGGTCGAGGATGATTTCGACCCCGGCAAGGTTGACGCCCATGTCCTGGGTCAGGTGTTGAATCCGGCGAACGCGCTCGACGTCGCTGTCGGAGTAGAGGCGGATATTGCGTTGGTTGCGGGCCGGCTCCATCAGCCCCAGTCGCTCATACAGCCGCAGCGTCTGCGGGTGCACTTCGAGCAGTCTCGCCGCCACGCTTATGACATAGACCGGCTCTTCGGCCTCGCTCTTCTCCGTCATCGCTACCGAACTCCCATCGCCCGGGCGTGCGGACGGCGGGGGGCGCTTACCCCCTCACCGCTTGCCGTGGATTCTCCGGGCGAAGTTGCCGCAGCCGCTCGATGAGGCTGCGCTCCTCGGCGGTCAGGTTCTTCGGCACCAGCACCCGCAGCCGGACGAATAAGTCGCCTTTGCCCCCCCCGCGCAGGCGCGGCATGCCGAGCTCGCCCAGGCGCAGCCGTCGCCCCGATGAACTGCCGGGCGGCACCGTCACCGACATCTTCCCCCACAGTGTCGGCACCTCCACCTCCGCGCCCAGCGCCGCCTCGGCGAAGCTTACCGACAGCTCCGTGTAAAGGTCGTCGCCCTGACGCTCGAACACGGGGTGAGGCCGAATGCGCGGGATGATATACATGTCGCCAGGCGCCCCCCGTCCGCTCCCCGGAGCACCCTCACCCGCCAGCCGCACCTTGGAGCCGTCCCGCACGCCCGCCGGGATCTTCACGTCCAGGCGCTTGGTCTTGCCGTTGGGCATCGTCACCACCACACTGCGCTGGGTGCCTGTCGCCGCCTCCTCGAGGGTGATCTCGACCTCGTGGCGCAGGTCCTCGCCCTGGGCCGCGGGCGGAGCGCCGACGCGCGCGCCGCGCCCCGGACCGGCGCCGAAGAACATCTCGAAGACATCGCCGAAGCCGGGCGCCTCCGTGCCGGGCTCGAAATCCACCGAGCGCCATGTGAAGCCGCCGCTCCCCGGCGGGGCGCCGGGCTGTGCGCGTCTCCAGGCATCGCCCAGATGCCCGAACTGATCGTACTTGGCGCGCTTGTCCTTGTCGGTGAGCACTTCGTACGCTTCGCTGATCTCCTTAAACCTGCGCTCGGCCTCCTGGTCCCCCGGATTGACGTCCGGGTGATACTTGCGCGCCAGCCGGCGATAGGCTCTCTTCAACTCCTTGTCGCCGGCGCCGCGCTCGACGCCTAAGACCTTGTAGTAGTCCTTGCCGTTCATTGCCTGCAGATGCTGTCAGCACGCCGCCGTGCGGCCGCCGCTATTCGATGGCAACCTTCGCTCGCCGCGACTGCGCCTGCTTCGCCTTGGGCAGGGTCACCTCAAGCACGCCGTCGCGGAAGCTCGCCGACGCGGCCGCGTGCTCGATCGGCACGGCGATCGCGAAGGAGCGGTGAAACGGCCCGTGCGGTCGCTCGACGCGGACATACTCGCGCCCGTCGGCGGGCTTGCGCTCGCCGCTGATGGTGAGCCGGTCGCCCTCGACCTCGATCTGGATATCCTCGCGCTGGACGCCGGGCAGCTCCGCCTCGAACACGAAGCTCTCGGCGCTTTCGGAGACATCAACCCGCGGCGCCCAGACCCCCGATTGCGCCGCCTGCGGCGGGGCCGTGCGGTGGCGCGAGCAGTCTTCGAAGATGCGATTGACGCGATCCCGTATCTCGGCGATATCGCCGAAGGGGTCCCAGGGCAGATCCATGGCAGGTCCTTCCTCGCCCGGTGCGGGGGCGCTGCGTCATTCGCTCTTCTTGTACTCGGCGTCAATGACGCCCTCGTCGTCCCCTCCCGCCGGCGGCTGCTCGGGCTGTGCTGCGCTCGCGTCCGCGGGCGGAGCTTGCGCCTCGGCAGTCTGGCGATACAGGATCTCGGACAGCCGGTAAGACGCCTGCTGCAGGTCCTCGCTCGCGCTGCGAATGCCGTCCATCTGGTTCGCCGCCAACGCCTCCTTGAGCGCCCGCACCTTGCCCTCGATCTCCTGGCGCACATCCGCGGGCACTTTGTCGCCGAGATCGCCCAGCATCTTCTCGGTCTGGTACACCAGCGAGTCGCCGCGGTTGCGCGTTTCCGCCTCCTCGCGCAGCCGGCGGTCGTCTTCGGCGTGCGACTGCGCATCGCGCACCATGCGCTCGACGTCGTCCTTGGGGAGCTGACCGGAGCCGGTGATGGTGATGCTCTGCTGCCGCCCGGTACCCAGGTCCTTGGCGCCGACGTTGACGATGCCATTGGCGTCAATGTCAAAGCTGACCTCGATCTGCGGTACCCCCCGCGGCGCCGGCGGGATGCCCGTCAGATGGAAGCGGCCCAGGGTGCGGTTGTCGCGCGCCATCTCGCGCTCGCCTTGCTGCACGTGGATCTCGACGTCGGTCTGGCCATCGGCGGCGGTAGTGTAGGTCTCGCTCTTGCGGGTAGGGATAGTGGTGTTACGCTCAATCATGCGGTTCATGACGCCGCCCAGGGTCTCGACTCCCAGCGACAGCGGCGTGACGTCCAGCAGCACCACCTCGCGCACCTCGCCCCCGAGCACACCGCCCTGGATGGCGGCGCCCACGGCCACCACCTCATCCGGGTTCACGCTCTTGTTGGGCTCCTTGCCGGTGAGCTTGCGCACCAGCTCCTGGATCGCCGGCATGCGCGTTGCGCCGCCCACCAGGATGACCTCGTCGAGGTCGCCGTCCTTGAGCTTGGCGTCGGCGATGGCCTGCCGTAAGGGACCGATGCAGCGCTCCACCAGGTCGGAGGTCAGCTCCTCGAACTTGGCGCGGGTGACGTTGACGTCGAGATGCTTGGGCCCCGTCTGGTCGGCGGTGATGAATGGCAGGTTGATGCTCGTCTGCACCACCGTTGACAGCTCGATCTTGGCCTTCTCCGCCGCCTCGCGCAGGCGCTGCAGGGCCTGGCGGTCGGCACGCAGGTCAATCCCTTGCTCCTGCTTGAACTGGTCGGCGACATAGTTGACCAGGCGCTCGTCCCAGTCGTCGCCGCCGAGGTGGGTGTCGCCGCTGGTGGACTTGACCTCGAACACGCCCTCGCCCACTTCGAGCACCGACACATCGAAGGTTCCCCCGCCCAGGTCCCACACCAGGATCGTCTCCTCGGCCTTCTTCTCGAGGCCGTAGGCGAGGGCGGCGGCGGTGGGCTCGTTGATGATGCGCAGCACCTCCAGCCCGGCGATCTCCCCGGCGTTCTTGGTCGCGGCGCGCTGGTCGTCATTGAAGTACGCGGGGACCGTGATTACTGCCTGTGTCACCTTGCCTCCCAGATACGACTCGGCATCGGTCTTGAGCTTCTGCAGCACCATCGCCGAGATCTCTTCCGGCGGGTACTCCCGCCCCTGGATCTCGACCACCGCCATGCTGTTGCGGCCCTCCGCGACCTTGAACGGCACCATCGCGCGTTCCGACCCCACCTCGCCGAAGCGGCGCCCCATGAAGCGCTTGATGGAGTAGACGGTGTTCTCCGAGTTGATCACGGCCTGGCGTTTCGCGGCCTGGCCCACCAGACGCTCGCCCGTCTTGGTGAACGCCACCACCGACGGGCACAGCCGCCCCCCCTCGGCGGTCGTAATGACGTGGGGCTCGCCACCCTCCACTACGGCCACGACGGAGTTGGTTGTGCCAAGGTCAATTCCTATGATCTTAGGCATCGGGACTCATACCTCCCATCATTTTTCGGCGCAGACGCCCACGCGGCCGTCTGTGCACTACGGATATGCTATCGCCGCAAGTATATACCTTGATAGTATTGTTGTCAACCATCTTCTGTGTGCCACGTTTCCAGTGTCCTGCCCAGGTTGCTGAGGCTAACTGGCAGGCGAATGCCAGCAGCCGAGCACGCTGGTGGATGGCCATTTCAGAAAACGCACGTTTGATGCGAAACGCAGGCAAGCAACGGCGAGTGTCTGGCGGCTGCCTACGCCGCTAAGCGGGCTCCGGGTCTCCGGGATCTCACCACGGGCTCTGCGAGTCAGCCTCAATGGGCAGCTCCATCGGTCCTCGCCCAAGGACACGAGGAAA encodes:
- a CDS encoding MerR family transcriptional regulator, translated to MTEKSEAEEPVYVISVAARLLEVHPQTLRLYERLGLMEPARNQRNIRLYSDSDVERVRRIQHLTQDMGVNLAGVEIILDLLDRLEREREQADHRIGDIRRKFREYVARLREETKAEVRRQSRGELALPEATRVRTRAAGTTRSRG
- a CDS encoding DnaJ C-terminal domain-containing protein, with amino-acid sequence MNGKDYYKVLGVERGAGDKELKRAYRRLARKYHPDVNPGDQEAERRFKEISEAYEVLTDKDKRAKYDQFGHLGDAWRRAQPGAPPGSGGFTWRSVDFEPGTEAPGFGDVFEMFFGAGPGRGARVGAPPAAQGEDLRHEVEITLEEAATGTQRSVVVTMPNGKTKRLDVKIPAGVRDGSKVRLAGEGAPGSGRGAPGDMYIIPRIRPHPVFERQGDDLYTELSVSFAEAALGAEVEVPTLWGKMSVTVPPGSSSGRRLRLGELGMPRLRGGGKGDLFVRLRVLVPKNLTAEERSLIERLRQLRPENPRQAVRG
- a CDS encoding Hsp20/alpha crystallin family protein, with the translated sequence MDLPWDPFGDIAEIRDRVNRIFEDCSRHRTAPPQAAQSGVWAPRVDVSESAESFVFEAELPGVQREDIQIEVEGDRLTISGERKPADGREYVRVERPHGPFHRSFAIAVPIEHAAASASFRDGVLEVTLPKAKQAQSRRAKVAIE
- the dnaK gene encoding molecular chaperone DnaK, whose translation is MPKIIGIDLGTTNSVVAVVEGGEPHVITTAEGGRLCPSVVAFTKTGERLVGQAAKRQAVINSENTVYSIKRFMGRRFGEVGSERAMVPFKVAEGRNSMAVVEIQGREYPPEEISAMVLQKLKTDAESYLGGKVTQAVITVPAYFNDDQRAATKNAGEIAGLEVLRIINEPTAAALAYGLEKKAEETILVWDLGGGTFDVSVLEVGEGVFEVKSTSGDTHLGGDDWDERLVNYVADQFKQEQGIDLRADRQALQRLREAAEKAKIELSTVVQTSINLPFITADQTGPKHLDVNVTRAKFEELTSDLVERCIGPLRQAIADAKLKDGDLDEVILVGGATRMPAIQELVRKLTGKEPNKSVNPDEVVAVGAAIQGGVLGGEVREVVLLDVTPLSLGVETLGGVMNRMIERNTTIPTRKSETYTTAADGQTDVEIHVQQGEREMARDNRTLGRFHLTGIPPAPRGVPQIEVSFDIDANGIVNVGAKDLGTGRQQSITITGSGQLPKDDVERMVRDAQSHAEDDRRLREEAETRNRGDSLVYQTEKMLGDLGDKVPADVRQEIEGKVRALKEALAANQMDGIRSASEDLQQASYRLSEILYRQTAEAQAPPADASAAQPEQPPAGGDDEGVIDAEYKKSE